From Flavipsychrobacter sp., a single genomic window includes:
- a CDS encoding DUF151 domain-containing protein — MKKIELEIVALSHSITQTHSYAVVLGELNGLRRLPIVIGGFEAQAIAVALERMQPSRPLTHDLFANFMTTFNITLSEVVIYKLEEGIFFAKLICDRDGESVEIDSRTSDALALAVRADCKIFTFENILDAAGLYLDPSEENQDAVDKSIDNPVSAAAIAPAEQNKELQSMSLEELNTLLQQVLEQEDYVRAITIRDEINSRTKK, encoded by the coding sequence ATGAAAAAGATCGAACTGGAAATTGTAGCGCTATCTCATAGTATAACCCAGACCCATTCATATGCCGTTGTCTTAGGAGAGCTTAATGGTCTCCGTCGTTTACCGATTGTTATTGGAGGTTTTGAAGCGCAAGCCATAGCAGTAGCCTTGGAAAGAATGCAACCAAGTAGGCCATTAACACATGACCTATTCGCTAACTTCATGACTACCTTTAACATAACATTGTCGGAAGTAGTGATTTACAAATTAGAAGAAGGCATATTTTTTGCTAAACTTATTTGTGATAGAGACGGTGAAAGCGTAGAAATAGACTCTAGAACATCAGACGCACTAGCCTTGGCAGTGAGGGCTGATTGTAAAATATTCACTTTTGAGAACATACTTGATGCAGCCGGCTTATACTTAGATCCGTCTGAAGAGAATCAAGATGCAGTTGATAAATCTATAGACAACCCAGTATCTGCAGCTGCCATAGCACCCGCAGAACAAAATAAGGAATTGCAAAGCATGTCTTTAGAAGAACTAAACACTCTTCTGCAACAAGTACTGGAACAAGAAGACTATGTAAGAGCAATAACTATAAGAGATGAAATAAACAGTAGAACTAAGAAATGA
- a CDS encoding zinc-dependent metalloprotease yields the protein MRKSLVVAALGSLVLWGNTIHAQNKKCGNEIILEEIAKDPIKQKAFEEYRAQVNEEVRAYSAARAKSANKTTGNVSIPVVFHFVLSQAQIDQIGGQAGIYKRVQQQITVLNSDFNATNIDINNVPTAFKSLIGNAEMNFGLAHRMPDGTGTTGIEILVKPANFTGYSASDNNVKNTNGGGLDAWDHNQYLNVWVTNLTTTGLLGYAYSPQFTQQLQIPLRYQGAVIHYGAIGVPDGSPNQYFVSQVARRSRTLVHELGHFFNLNHIWGNTAVGSGNCLDDDDVGDTPRQEDANQSVCPTGVKANCSNNPHVGGEMYMNYMDYTGDACTIMFTKGQVERMRAQIAPGGASYGLTLNGDVMTWPTSISSIERDNTFSIAPNPSNGVVNINFIEQTNNLQYINVLNITGQLVEKIVVTEQKANYSVDLTNAPKGVYVLQLGFDAGIISKKVIVQ from the coding sequence ATGAGAAAATCGCTGGTCGTTGCTGCACTAGGCAGCTTGGTGTTGTGGGGGAATACAATACACGCACAAAACAAAAAATGTGGTAATGAGATCATCTTGGAAGAGATAGCCAAAGATCCTATTAAACAAAAAGCTTTTGAGGAATACAGAGCACAGGTAAATGAAGAAGTAAGAGCATATAGTGCTGCTAGAGCAAAAAGTGCTAATAAAACAACAGGTAATGTTTCTATACCCGTTGTATTTCACTTCGTACTATCACAAGCGCAAATAGACCAAATTGGTGGTCAAGCTGGTATATACAAGCGTGTTCAGCAACAAATAACTGTGCTTAACAGTGACTTTAATGCTACTAATATTGATATAAACAATGTGCCTACTGCATTTAAATCACTGATAGGCAATGCCGAGATGAATTTTGGCTTGGCACACAGAATGCCTGACGGCACAGGTACTACTGGTATTGAAATACTGGTTAAACCAGCCAATTTTACAGGATATAGTGCTTCAGACAACAATGTAAAGAATACAAACGGTGGTGGACTAGATGCATGGGATCATAATCAATACCTAAATGTTTGGGTTACCAACCTTACTACTACAGGTCTTTTAGGTTATGCTTATAGCCCACAGTTTACACAACAGTTACAAATACCATTAAGATATCAAGGTGCCGTTATACATTATGGTGCTATCGGAGTACCTGACGGATCTCCTAACCAATACTTTGTAAGCCAAGTGGCAAGAAGAAGTAGAACTCTTGTACATGAGTTAGGGCACTTCTTTAACCTGAACCATATTTGGGGTAACACTGCTGTGGGATCAGGAAACTGTTTAGATGACGACGATGTTGGGGATACACCACGTCAAGAAGATGCCAACCAATCTGTATGCCCTACAGGCGTTAAAGCTAACTGTAGTAATAACCCTCATGTAGGTGGTGAAATGTATATGAACTACATGGACTATACAGGTGATGCATGTACTATCATGTTTACAAAAGGTCAAGTAGAACGTATGCGTGCACAGATAGCTCCCGGAGGTGCTTCTTATGGTCTTACACTAAACGGTGATGTAATGACATGGCCTACTTCTATCTCTAGCATAGAAAGAGACAATACATTCAGCATTGCTCCAAACCCATCAAATGGTGTAGTTAACATCAACTTTATAGAGCAAACTAATAACCTGCAATACATTAACGTTTTAAACATTACAGGTCAGTTGGTAGAAAAAATTGTTGTTACAGAACAAAAAGCTAACTACTCTGTAGATCTAACTAATGCACCTAAAGGTGTATATGTTTTGCAGCTTGGTTTTGATGCAGGTATAATATCGAAAAAAGTAATCGTACAATGA